A window of Ignicoccus hospitalis KIN4/I contains these coding sequences:
- the rtcA gene encoding RNA 3'-terminal phosphate cyclase yields the protein MIEIDGSFGEGGGQILRTSVALSAVTLKPVRIFNIRAKRKNPGLRRQHMVAVKALAEMTDAEVRGLELGSTEIVFIPKTLKAGTFRFDIGTAGSVSLVLQAVTPAALFAPGEVRVQLRGGTDVPMSPPVDYLRFVFYPLLERFGAKTELVLKRRGHYPKGGGEVEFASRPVDSLTQWGEVERGEVLKVRGLSHCVKLPKHVAERQAKAAEEVLKKSGLKNVDIDLEWYPPERDPHLGPGSGIVLWAITERSLLGADSLGARGKRAERVGEEAARKLLEDLSTGKALDRHMSDMIVPYVSLACGRTEVGGAALTMHAWTHVHVVKKFLPELEVEISGELNKPFVMRVKGVCWQR from the coding sequence ATGATCGAGATAGACGGCTCCTTCGGCGAGGGAGGTGGCCAAATACTTAGGACCTCCGTGGCACTCTCTGCCGTGACTTTGAAACCGGTTAGAATATTCAACATCAGGGCTAAGAGGAAGAACCCGGGCTTGAGGAGGCAACACATGGTGGCCGTCAAGGCCTTGGCCGAGATGACCGACGCGGAGGTCCGCGGCTTGGAGCTGGGCTCCACCGAAATAGTGTTCATACCGAAGACTTTGAAGGCCGGGACGTTTAGGTTCGACATAGGCACCGCGGGCAGCGTCAGCTTGGTCTTGCAAGCAGTAACTCCCGCGGCTCTCTTCGCCCCCGGAGAGGTCAGGGTTCAGCTGAGAGGGGGTACGGACGTGCCGATGAGCCCTCCGGTGGACTACTTGAGGTTCGTCTTCTATCCCCTCCTGGAGAGGTTCGGCGCCAAGACGGAGTTGGTCCTCAAGCGGCGAGGCCACTACCCCAAGGGAGGGGGAGAGGTCGAGTTCGCCTCCCGCCCTGTGGACTCACTGACCCAGTGGGGGGAGGTGGAGCGGGGCGAGGTGCTGAAGGTCCGCGGGCTCTCTCACTGCGTCAAGCTCCCTAAGCACGTCGCGGAGAGGCAAGCGAAGGCCGCCGAAGAGGTCCTCAAGAAGAGCGGCCTAAAGAACGTAGACATCGACTTGGAGTGGTACCCTCCGGAGAGGGACCCCCACTTGGGGCCCGGGAGCGGGATAGTGCTTTGGGCCATAACGGAGAGGAGCTTGTTGGGCGCGGACTCGTTGGGAGCTAGGGGGAAGAGGGCCGAGAGGGTGGGCGAGGAGGCGGCGCGGAAGCTCTTGGAGGACTTGAGCACGGGCAAGGCTTTGGACAGGCACATGAGCGACATGATAGTTCCTTACGTCTCCTTAGCTTGCGGAAGGACCGAGGTGGGAGGCGCGGCCCTTACCATGCACGCTTGGACCCACGTGCACGTGGTTAAGAAGTTCCTCCCGGAGCTCGAGGTGGAAATATCGGGTGAGCTGAACAAGCCATTCGTTATG
- a CDS encoding SDH family Clp fold serine proteinase: MDIIGLLFWLLLLTMITEPVLEYQRIKNARMNVLRRIEEKYGYRIITLIHRQERVGFFGIPFYRFIDVEDSEAVIRAIHNTPKDVPIMMILHTPGGMVLAASQIAKALHDHPAKKVAVVPHYAMSGGTLIALAADEIWMGPAAALGPLDPQVPVATPAGPMHVPSPSVVKVAEEKGKEANEYFLVHADVAKKALNEMLEFVTYILKDKVGEEKAREIAEELVTGKYTHDHPLFYEDLVKLGLPVKKEVPEEVWALMELYPQAQPQRPGVEYLPVPAVPQKRGLGDKA, from the coding sequence ATGGACATTATAGGTCTGTTGTTTTGGCTACTCTTGTTGACGATGATAACAGAGCCAGTTCTGGAATACCAGCGTATAAAGAACGCTAGAATGAACGTTCTGAGGAGGATAGAAGAGAAGTACGGCTACCGTATCATCACGTTGATACACCGCCAAGAGAGGGTGGGCTTCTTCGGCATACCGTTCTACCGCTTCATAGACGTTGAGGACAGCGAAGCGGTCATCAGGGCTATCCACAACACTCCCAAGGACGTACCCATAATGATGATACTCCACACGCCAGGCGGAATGGTGCTGGCAGCATCCCAGATAGCTAAGGCGCTCCACGACCACCCCGCCAAGAAGGTCGCAGTGGTGCCACACTACGCCATGAGCGGTGGTACGCTGATAGCCTTAGCGGCCGACGAGATATGGATGGGCCCCGCGGCCGCCTTAGGACCGCTGGACCCCCAAGTGCCGGTGGCCACCCCGGCCGGCCCGATGCACGTGCCCTCGCCGAGCGTGGTCAAGGTAGCTGAGGAGAAGGGCAAGGAAGCTAATGAATACTTCTTGGTTCACGCGGACGTTGCCAAGAAAGCGCTGAACGAGATGTTAGAGTTCGTAACATACATACTCAAGGACAAGGTCGGCGAGGAGAAGGCGAGGGAGATAGCGGAGGAGCTGGTAACCGGCAAGTACACCCACGACCACCCCTTGTTCTACGAGGACTTGGTGAAGCTAGGGTTACCGGTGAAGAAGGAGGTGCCCGAGGAGGTCTGGGCCCTCATGGAGCTCTACCCGCAAGCCCAGCCCCAGAGGCCGGGCGTGGAATACTTGCCCGTCCCGGCGGTCCCCCAAAAGAGGGGGCTCGGCGATAAAGCCTAA
- a CDS encoding S8 family peptidase, whose translation MRALIILLLVVSSMLADSGDCAFGWWKDLLRAPDAHSEGVTGKGVVALVIDTGVDAEVIKSVFNRTVDRYFNAAYEAHKDECFKYVDYKNVTMCVYGLTEVGGRSAYLAAPVNETTDLAGHGTAVAAALLSVAPDVDLHVAKVACYVLLLDENGSVTYAIPFIDPEALKLALERAVNGTDVVNLSLGSVTPVTGPLPDVPTALALRGLWDVIYSKSSETAFVAAAGNEGLKVPSFPALSEHVIGVSALAYKDGEFEVASFSDGGPGVDFSSVGVGLYLPVPKYSYIAEAVKDPCAEEVGRALFLRLDGTSFAAPLVSGTAALWIQRTGVKGTSEVREVLKQNSLHPFGPGWSPEAGWGVPVAVPVEGQGLSLPGIPFAGLPALLLAKRKRGATLLTIMMISSSAFAVEPEKLGEAFAISSLATWTAYYVANGLGPVASLWMATFNTLIVTALLAISWKVVELVCATIKC comes from the coding sequence TTGCGAGCCTTAATAATATTATTACTCGTCGTCTCGTCAATGCTCGCGGACTCCGGGGACTGCGCCTTCGGGTGGTGGAAGGACCTCTTGCGGGCCCCTGACGCCCACTCGGAAGGGGTCACCGGAAAGGGCGTGGTGGCCTTAGTTATAGACACCGGAGTCGACGCCGAGGTAATTAAATCTGTATTCAATAGGACTGTTGACCGGTACTTCAACGCGGCCTACGAGGCTCACAAGGACGAGTGCTTTAAGTACGTAGACTACAAGAACGTCACCATGTGCGTGTACGGCTTGACGGAGGTAGGGGGGAGGAGCGCTTACTTGGCCGCCCCCGTGAACGAAACCACCGACTTGGCCGGCCACGGGACCGCCGTCGCGGCCGCCCTGCTGTCGGTGGCCCCCGACGTAGACTTGCACGTTGCTAAGGTGGCTTGCTACGTCCTACTCCTCGACGAGAACGGCTCCGTGACTTACGCAATCCCATTCATAGACCCAGAAGCCTTGAAGCTCGCATTGGAAAGGGCAGTTAACGGGACGGACGTAGTGAACTTGAGCTTGGGCTCGGTAACTCCCGTCACCGGCCCCTTGCCGGACGTCCCGACCGCCTTAGCCCTCAGGGGGCTGTGGGACGTTATCTACTCTAAGAGCTCAGAAACAGCCTTCGTGGCGGCTGCGGGCAACGAGGGCCTCAAGGTCCCCTCCTTCCCCGCGCTCTCGGAGCACGTCATAGGCGTCTCGGCCTTAGCTTACAAGGACGGCGAGTTTGAGGTGGCGAGCTTCAGCGACGGGGGGCCCGGGGTAGACTTTTCCAGCGTAGGGGTCGGGCTCTACTTGCCGGTCCCCAAGTACTCTTACATAGCCGAAGCGGTGAAGGACCCGTGCGCCGAGGAGGTCGGAAGGGCCCTGTTCTTGAGGCTGGACGGAACCTCTTTCGCCGCCCCGCTGGTCTCGGGTACCGCCGCGCTGTGGATCCAGAGGACGGGGGTCAAAGGGACCTCTGAGGTGAGAGAGGTGTTAAAACAGAACTCATTGCACCCCTTCGGCCCCGGGTGGTCGCCCGAGGCCGGCTGGGGGGTGCCGGTGGCCGTGCCGGTGGAGGGCCAAGGGCTCTCCTTGCCCGGAATACCCTTCGCCGGCTTGCCCGCGTTGCTCCTAGCGAAGCGCAAGAGGGGAGCTACGCTCTTGACAATTATGATGATAAGTTCATCGGCCTTCGCCGTGGAGCCGGAGAAGCTGGGCGAGGCCTTCGCGATCTCTTCCCTAGCCACTTGGACCGCGTACTACGTCGCGAACGGCCTCGGCCCGGTCGCCTCGCTCTGGATGGCCACCTTCAACACTTTGATCGTTACTGCCTTGTTAGCAATATCTTGGAAGGTCGTGGAGCTCGTGTGCGCAACGATTAAGTGTTAG
- a CDS encoding NAD(+)/NADH kinase, which produces MEVVVSFKPDERARELAERVARGLEGAGVKVRWFPEADPCAADGLVVVGGDGTLLYTLSKAPCETPPVMTVRAGRRAFLLDVEPREVEEAVRKFVRGEYQLEEHKRLEVDGHFALNEFAVLSKWRRVTKLNVEVSGYSVYEGLEGDGIIVSTTLGSSAYALSAGGPIVDPRAEVLLLVPVNPIQLDARAVVLPKDSEIKVKIVYNTKEVVTLLDGIVELTGEEFVISLTGPKVRFARFRRENFYRRLIELRSFKA; this is translated from the coding sequence GTGGAGGTCGTAGTCTCCTTCAAGCCCGACGAGAGGGCCAGGGAGTTGGCGGAGAGGGTAGCGAGGGGGCTGGAGGGAGCGGGGGTCAAGGTGAGGTGGTTCCCGGAGGCAGACCCTTGTGCGGCAGACGGCTTGGTGGTGGTCGGAGGCGACGGCACGCTGCTCTACACCCTCTCCAAGGCCCCTTGTGAGACTCCACCAGTGATGACCGTTAGGGCCGGGAGGAGGGCCTTCTTGCTGGACGTGGAGCCAAGGGAGGTGGAGGAGGCGGTCAGAAAGTTCGTAAGGGGGGAGTACCAGCTAGAAGAACACAAGAGGCTGGAGGTCGACGGACACTTCGCGCTCAACGAGTTCGCGGTCCTCAGCAAGTGGAGGAGGGTCACTAAGTTGAACGTCGAAGTGTCTGGATATTCTGTCTACGAGGGGCTGGAGGGAGACGGAATAATAGTTTCCACCACCTTGGGCTCCTCCGCCTACGCCCTGAGCGCGGGGGGACCCATAGTGGACCCGAGGGCGGAGGTCCTGCTGCTGGTGCCGGTCAACCCCATCCAGCTCGACGCGAGGGCAGTAGTCCTTCCCAAGGACTCTGAAATAAAGGTGAAAATTGTTTACAACACTAAAGAAGTAGTAACGCTGTTGGACGGTATAGTCGAGTTGACGGGGGAGGAGTTCGTAATTTCGCTCACGGGGCCTAAGGTTAGGTTCGCGCGGTTTAGGAGGGAGAACTTTTATAGAAGGCTTATAGAGCTTAGGTCGTTTAAGGCCTAG
- a CDS encoding sirohydrochlorin chelatase has protein sequence MEASIVLIAHGSKNKNFYRMVNNVARMLEEKVGKKVYVGYLMGEPSVEEAVKEAPGDLVVVVPFFISESSHVVRDVRERVMKVSNGKKVVFAKPLGDHPLVVEVLYSRYLEALGE, from the coding sequence GTGGAAGCGTCTATAGTTTTGATAGCCCACGGCAGCAAGAACAAGAACTTCTATAGGATGGTAAACAACGTAGCAAGGATGCTAGAGGAGAAGGTCGGGAAGAAGGTCTACGTAGGCTACCTAATGGGAGAGCCCAGCGTGGAGGAGGCGGTCAAGGAGGCCCCGGGCGACCTAGTAGTTGTGGTACCGTTCTTCATATCTGAGAGCAGCCACGTGGTGCGGGACGTCCGGGAGAGGGTTATGAAGGTCTCGAACGGGAAGAAGGTAGTCTTCGCCAAGCCTTTGGGGGACCACCCCTTAGTGGTGGAGGTGCTTTACTCCCGCTATTTAGAGGCCTTGGGAGAATGA
- a CDS encoding DUF371 domain-containing protein encodes MIYSFTAKFHANVQALHKGTIEVTCEERLTPRGDCVVLTSSTHDPSELARSCPEGRRAAFVVLTRFGGFWVEGTCAPAQVGCSFVIRKSETKAPRTLMVRADKGARDLPRDVIKRASLWGARALALLVVY; translated from the coding sequence ATGATATACTCGTTCACGGCCAAGTTCCACGCGAACGTTCAAGCCCTCCACAAGGGCACGATAGAGGTCACTTGCGAGGAGCGCTTAACTCCCAGAGGGGACTGCGTGGTGCTCACCTCCTCCACCCACGACCCCTCGGAGCTGGCCCGGTCTTGTCCGGAGGGGAGGAGGGCGGCGTTCGTGGTGCTCACCCGCTTTGGCGGCTTCTGGGTGGAGGGGACTTGCGCGCCCGCCCAAGTGGGTTGTTCTTTCGTAATCAGGAAGAGCGAGACCAAGGCTCCTAGGACGTTGATGGTTAGGGCGGACAAGGGCGCAAGGGACTTGCCTAGGGACGTGATAAAGAGGGCTTCCCTCTGGGGGGCCAGGGCCTTGGCGTTATTGGTGGTATACTAG
- a CDS encoding SLC13 family permease has translation MNRNLLILIVAVTATFVISFVAFSTLKVEPEGPLKDVVEKILVNFKMKHCEWINVIREHGFDYHKALEECEVDLNSTVVAFSEALATASFVAAILGTLMFWNKRLSFVMIGVALLLFLGTAPFEMILEHMELGLILFLISMMIIVEYLNESGVLGWITVKLVKASKFQPLRFVAILGFLSWIMAALVDEVTSIVFVTRVVISIASMLELNPIPLVIYSVMATNIGSSATMIGNPIGIYIALQSGKSFEDFLEWATPGSLLALLTLLPIALVWLSKTGLFKKLREKGSMISLDEWSALGISSELYEAYKSGKLTGKEAEEVEAALKRFKRGWAFFIAVLLLIAFHTPLSGALNQFLAYLYAAMSVGSEVSIHAEVPPDALLVFSPVVVAAILMFTHEEPRRLVEKGVEWWTLLFFMFLFAIASALSYTGVTDKMAYSLVQMVGGLTFESTVTLAITIAVVSAVVSAFLDNMPVVVALSPVVKTLIEVGLPGGEVLWWALLYGSTMGGNMTLIGSTANIVALGILERHGRTVKFWDWFKVGVVVVALTLGVALASLLFHASLVYHQ, from the coding sequence TTGAACAGAAACTTATTGATCTTGATAGTAGCCGTAACGGCAACCTTCGTAATATCCTTCGTCGCCTTCAGCACGCTGAAGGTAGAACCCGAGGGCCCTCTGAAGGACGTCGTCGAGAAAATACTCGTAAACTTTAAGATGAAACATTGCGAGTGGATAAACGTAATAAGGGAGCACGGGTTCGACTATCACAAAGCCTTAGAGGAGTGTGAGGTCGACCTAAACTCCACCGTGGTTGCCTTCAGCGAGGCGCTGGCCACGGCGTCATTCGTAGCCGCGATACTCGGGACGCTGATGTTCTGGAACAAGAGGCTCAGCTTCGTGATGATCGGAGTCGCGCTCTTGTTGTTCCTGGGGACCGCCCCCTTCGAGATGATACTGGAACACATGGAGCTGGGATTGATACTGTTCTTGATATCAATGATGATCATAGTAGAGTACTTAAACGAGAGCGGGGTCTTGGGGTGGATAACCGTCAAGCTGGTGAAGGCCAGCAAGTTCCAACCGCTCCGCTTCGTGGCGATACTCGGGTTCTTGAGCTGGATAATGGCGGCCTTAGTGGACGAAGTGACGAGCATAGTGTTCGTAACTAGGGTAGTTATATCCATAGCCTCCATGCTCGAGCTGAACCCCATCCCACTCGTGATATACTCGGTTATGGCAACCAACATAGGCTCTTCGGCCACCATGATAGGGAACCCCATAGGCATTTACATAGCCCTCCAGTCCGGCAAGAGCTTCGAGGACTTCTTGGAGTGGGCCACCCCCGGGAGCCTCTTAGCGTTGCTCACGCTCCTTCCAATAGCCTTAGTCTGGCTCTCCAAGACTGGTCTCTTCAAGAAGCTGAGGGAGAAAGGGTCCATGATAAGCTTGGATGAGTGGAGCGCCTTGGGCATAAGCTCAGAGCTCTACGAGGCCTACAAGTCCGGCAAGCTGACGGGTAAGGAGGCGGAAGAAGTGGAGGCCGCGCTCAAGAGGTTCAAGAGGGGTTGGGCCTTCTTCATAGCCGTGCTCCTCCTAATCGCCTTCCACACCCCCTTGTCGGGGGCCTTGAACCAGTTCTTAGCTTACTTGTACGCAGCCATGAGCGTCGGGTCGGAGGTCAGCATCCACGCGGAGGTGCCCCCGGACGCCTTGCTCGTCTTCAGCCCGGTCGTGGTGGCGGCGATCTTGATGTTCACCCACGAGGAGCCGAGGAGGTTGGTAGAGAAGGGCGTGGAGTGGTGGACCTTACTCTTCTTCATGTTCTTGTTCGCCATAGCTTCGGCGCTCAGCTACACGGGCGTCACCGACAAGATGGCCTACTCATTGGTGCAGATGGTGGGAGGGCTTACCTTCGAGTCCACAGTTACCTTAGCCATAACCATAGCGGTCGTTTCGGCGGTGGTGTCTGCCTTCTTGGACAACATGCCGGTGGTAGTTGCGTTAAGCCCCGTGGTAAAGACCTTGATAGAGGTGGGCCTCCCAGGAGGCGAGGTGCTCTGGTGGGCGCTGCTCTACGGCTCTACCATGGGAGGCAACATGACTTTGATAGGGAGTACCGCCAACATAGTGGCCCTAGGCATACTCGAGAGGCACGGGAGGACGGTGAAGTTCTGGGACTGGTTCAAGGTAGGGGTGGTAGTGGTGGCCCTCACGCTCGGGGTAGCTCTGGCCTCCCTTCTGTTCCACGCCTCCCTAGTATACCACCAATAA
- a CDS encoding shikimate kinase, whose amino-acid sequence MPFAYAGGSALNAVASWKGAAFAISLKVEVKVVEGKRIDNKLLRSVYEVFKEQVCDPGEVTFVVKSEVPPAGGLKSSSAVANAATLALFERCGMRPSPYYALKLSVEAAKRAGVTVTGAFDDAAASMLGGLVITDNKEMVVEERRPLEGLRAIVLPRGGRGLSYGEVAERLRLLKREFLKVYEMLKAGDLYGAMTLNGFLVAGALGYPQGPVLDALRAGALAASVSGNGPSYVALADRDKVEDVYEALSKHGRPVVAEVVNSPAYLP is encoded by the coding sequence TTGCCGTTCGCCTACGCCGGCGGGAGCGCGCTTAACGCCGTGGCCTCGTGGAAAGGAGCTGCCTTCGCGATATCGCTGAAAGTGGAGGTTAAGGTAGTTGAAGGGAAGAGAATTGATAACAAGCTGTTAAGGAGTGTTTACGAAGTATTCAAAGAGCAAGTCTGTGACCCCGGGGAGGTAACCTTCGTGGTTAAAAGCGAGGTCCCCCCTGCGGGAGGCCTTAAGTCTTCCTCAGCGGTCGCCAACGCCGCAACGCTAGCCCTCTTCGAGCGTTGCGGCATGAGGCCCTCTCCCTACTACGCCCTCAAGCTCTCCGTCGAGGCGGCTAAGAGGGCCGGCGTCACCGTTACCGGGGCCTTCGACGACGCGGCGGCTAGCATGTTAGGGGGGTTGGTAATTACCGACAACAAGGAAATGGTCGTGGAGGAGAGGAGACCTCTCGAGGGCTTGAGGGCGATAGTACTACCAAGGGGAGGGAGGGGGTTGAGCTACGGGGAGGTAGCCGAGAGGCTAAGGCTGCTCAAGAGGGAGTTCTTGAAGGTTTATGAGATGTTGAAGGCAGGTGATTTGTACGGCGCGATGACTTTAAACGGCTTCTTGGTGGCCGGCGCTCTGGGCTACCCTCAAGGGCCGGTGCTGGACGCCTTGAGGGCCGGCGCCCTCGCGGCCTCCGTCAGCGGCAACGGGCCCTCCTACGTGGCTCTTGCCGACCGGGACAAGGTCGAGGACGTCTACGAGGCCCTCTCCAAGCACGGCCGCCCGGTGGTGGCGGAGGTAGTTAACTCCCCCGCGTACTTGCCCTAG
- a CDS encoding NADH-quinone oxidoreductase subunit C, protein MNFVGEVERKEWSNALYVEVEPQYWYENAARLKDQGYLFPSMLTAVDWPAEKKVQVFFLVHRIRDASSVVLSTKVDRENRELPSLSSLYPGVEWHENETYEMFGINFTGHPDYERWGRIRKLLLSEDPRLFPKDRFPLLKDSGGYKDLPKVNWAEIEGTDQEREGLREDLTYVYVGPQHPATHGPVGFLLGLKGEIVEDVIPRLGYVHRGVEWIYEQKEYLKVIPLLDRQCYIDGIGWEWPYVMALEEIMDVKVDRRAQLLRILAAELSRIQSHLLYIGSFAENVNHLTAFAWTVRDREVFINLLEMLTGQRMTFNYLRPGGVAFDLPQGFKDVYEKVVARFHKHFEKLIETTLDNPTVAMRAEGVAQVSAEDAIKYGWSGPNLRASGVAWDLRINKPYGGYDDGIDFEGAVGSVGDNLDRMLVRFEEIRQSLKIIRQVLRELTERGQNELGTHLKRVPPFPRKPGIAYGYHDSPRGENGILLVANPSDPKWRTRPWRVHMRSPVFVHTMSLKYLGKGLLLQDFLAFYISLDTCVAEMDR, encoded by the coding sequence ATGAACTTCGTGGGTGAGGTCGAGAGGAAGGAGTGGAGCAACGCCCTATACGTCGAGGTAGAGCCCCAGTACTGGTACGAGAACGCGGCGAGGCTGAAGGACCAAGGCTACTTGTTCCCCTCTATGTTAACGGCCGTGGACTGGCCCGCCGAGAAGAAGGTGCAAGTGTTCTTCTTAGTTCACAGAATAAGGGACGCCAGCTCGGTAGTCCTCAGCACAAAGGTGGACAGGGAGAACAGGGAGCTGCCCAGCCTGAGCTCCTTGTACCCTGGCGTGGAGTGGCACGAGAACGAGACGTACGAGATGTTCGGGATAAACTTCACCGGCCACCCCGACTACGAGAGGTGGGGAAGGATAAGGAAGCTGTTGCTCAGCGAGGACCCGAGGCTCTTCCCGAAGGACCGCTTCCCGTTGCTGAAGGACTCCGGGGGCTACAAGGACTTGCCGAAGGTCAACTGGGCCGAGATAGAGGGCACTGACCAAGAGAGGGAGGGGCTGAGGGAGGACCTAACGTACGTCTACGTGGGCCCCCAGCACCCGGCCACCCACGGGCCCGTGGGCTTCTTGTTAGGCTTGAAGGGAGAGATAGTAGAGGACGTCATACCTCGCTTGGGCTACGTCCACAGGGGCGTGGAGTGGATCTACGAGCAGAAGGAGTACTTAAAGGTAATACCGCTGTTGGACAGGCAATGCTACATAGACGGCATAGGCTGGGAGTGGCCCTACGTAATGGCCTTGGAAGAGATAATGGACGTTAAGGTCGATAGGAGGGCACAGCTGTTGAGGATTCTGGCGGCCGAGCTGAGCAGGATACAGTCCCACTTGCTCTACATAGGTTCCTTCGCCGAGAACGTGAACCACCTAACTGCTTTCGCTTGGACCGTTAGGGACAGGGAAGTCTTCATCAACTTGCTAGAAATGTTGACTGGCCAGAGGATGACCTTCAACTACTTGAGGCCCGGCGGGGTCGCCTTTGACCTCCCCCAAGGGTTTAAGGACGTGTACGAGAAGGTCGTTGCCAGGTTCCACAAGCATTTCGAGAAGTTAATTGAAACAACCTTAGACAACCCCACGGTAGCCATGAGGGCCGAGGGGGTAGCGCAAGTGAGCGCCGAGGACGCCATAAAGTACGGCTGGAGCGGGCCTAACCTAAGGGCCTCCGGGGTAGCTTGGGACTTGAGGATAAACAAGCCCTACGGAGGCTACGACGACGGGATAGACTTCGAGGGGGCGGTCGGGAGCGTAGGGGACAACTTGGACAGAATGCTGGTCAGGTTCGAGGAGATACGCCAGAGCTTGAAGATAATTAGGCAAGTCCTAAGGGAGCTGACTGAGAGGGGGCAGAACGAGCTCGGCACGCACTTGAAGAGGGTCCCGCCGTTCCCGCGCAAGCCCGGAATAGCTTACGGCTACCACGACAGCCCCAGGGGAGAGAACGGGATCTTGTTGGTGGCCAACCCCTCCGACCCCAAGTGGAGGACCAGGCCGTGGAGGGTACACATGAGGTCCCCGGTCTTCGTACACACGATGAGCTTGAAGTACCTAGGGAAGGGACTTCTCTTACAAGACTTCCTAGCGTTCTACATATCTCTCGACACGTGTGTCGCGGAGATGGACCGCTAG
- a CDS encoding NADH-quinone oxidoreductase subunit B, with translation MRFKKVSRELIKKSAPVKEALKWSRRNSLWLLHLGIMCCAIEMMQAAFAFHDFERLGVLARATPRQVDVILINGPVNRKLAERLRRLFMQTPGPRFVIVMGECAINGGPWWQSDYVLDGIHEVIESLPEEYRKDVHVVNLAGCPPRPEGLLRAILKMEELINEGDLARAPLTRYRLHDEEGSDKKVVDPMLRYAYNNRKAGEKR, from the coding sequence ATGAGGTTCAAGAAGGTCTCTCGCGAATTGATAAAGAAGAGCGCCCCCGTGAAGGAGGCGCTCAAGTGGAGCCGCAGGAACAGCTTGTGGTTGCTGCACCTAGGCATAATGTGTTGTGCAATAGAGATGATGCAAGCGGCCTTCGCCTTCCACGACTTCGAGAGGCTCGGCGTGCTCGCTAGGGCGACCCCGAGGCAAGTGGACGTGATACTGATCAACGGCCCGGTGAACAGAAAACTCGCCGAGAGGCTCCGAAGGCTCTTCATGCAAACCCCGGGCCCGCGCTTCGTCATAGTTATGGGGGAGTGCGCCATCAACGGCGGCCCGTGGTGGCAGAGCGACTACGTCTTGGACGGCATTCACGAGGTAATAGAGAGCTTGCCGGAGGAGTACCGGAAGGACGTCCACGTGGTCAACTTGGCCGGCTGCCCGCCCAGGCCGGAGGGGTTGTTGAGGGCGATACTGAAGATGGAGGAGTTGATAAACGAAGGGGACCTCGCGAGGGCGCCCCTCACGCGTTATCGCCTACACGACGAGGAGGGCTCGGACAAGAAGGTCGTGGACCCCATGCTCCGTTATGCCTACAACAACAGAAAGGCGGGTGAGAAGAGATGA
- a CDS encoding NADH-quinone oxidoreductase subunit A: protein MIEPGAVAFTVVAVAMVVGGLVEGASLLINKLLEDKTPPHPDKFESYECGELTIGDPQSVNYTVNFYPYLVAFFVAEVASILALAASGSPKPNTLIGIGLLYFSLVVGLVWLRKIGIMRWTR, encoded by the coding sequence ATGATCGAGCCCGGCGCCGTCGCCTTCACCGTAGTGGCTGTCGCCATGGTCGTCGGCGGCCTCGTAGAGGGCGCCTCGCTTCTCATAAACAAGCTTCTGGAGGACAAGACTCCCCCTCACCCCGACAAGTTCGAGAGCTACGAGTGCGGAGAACTCACCATAGGCGACCCCCAGAGCGTCAACTACACCGTCAACTTCTACCCCTACTTGGTGGCCTTCTTCGTGGCTGAGGTAGCTAGCATACTCGCCCTCGCCGCCTCCGGGAGTCCCAAGCCCAACACGTTGATAGGCATAGGATTGTTGTACTTCAGCTTGGTTGTTGGGCTGGTCTGGTTAAGGAAAATAGGGATAATGAGGTGGACGCGATGA